In Phycisphaerae bacterium RAS1, the genomic window CGGCAAGCTCGACTTCGACCGGCTCAAGCTCGCCCTTGGCGAGACCGTGGATGTGGGCAAGGAACGCTACGGCATGAACTGGCCGGGCAAGGCCGATTGCTTCAAGACCATCCAGACGCCAAGCGTCGCCACGCTGCGCCCGTGTCCGGAGGAGAGCGTCAACTTCGAGACCAGCGAGAACCTCATCATCGAGGGCGACAACCTGGAGGTGCTCAAGCTCTTGCAGAAGTCGTATCTCGGCAAGGTGAAGATGATCTACATCGACCCGCCGTACAACACCGGCAACGACTTCATCTATCCGGACGACTACGCCGAGTCGCTCCGCACGTACCTTGAATACACCGGCCAGGTCGATGCCGAGGGCAAGAAGGTCGGAACGAACACCGACACAGACGGTCGGTTCCACTCGAAATGGCTCACGATGCTGTACCCGAGACTCTATCTTGCGCGCAATCTTTTGCACAATGATGGAGCGATTTTTGTGAGCATCGACGAGCGCGAGTTCTGCGGCTTGCGCCTGCTGATGAATGAGGTCTTTGGTGAAGAGTGTTTCGTCGCTGCCATTACCGTGCTCTGCAACCCGAAGGGCAGGTCACAGGACAAGTACTTCGCAACAAACCATGAATACGTCGTGGTGTACAGCAAACAACCGCTGCCCAAGGGCGCCTTCGCCATCGAAAAGGACGAGGATCAGGTCGCACAGGAGTACACCGAAGAGGACGACGGCGGACGATACCGCCTGCTTGAACTTCGCAACACACACCGCGAGTTCGGGAAGCACAATCGTCGGAATCTCTACTACCCGTTCTATGTCGATCCCGAAGGAACCGTCTCGCTGACCCCCGATGAAGGAATGACCAAAGTTCTGCCGGATTGGGATGACGGATTCGAGGGTTGCTGGACTTGGGATCGCGACAAGGCGGCCAAGGACATTGAGTTCCTTGTCGGACAGGAAGTAAAGGGCCGCTGGAAAATCTATAGGAAAAGCTACGCGAGTGGTGCCGAGCGGATGCTCAAGACCGTGTTCCTCGACAAGAAGTACTACACCGAGCGCGGCCAAAAGGCGTTCAACCAGCTCTTCGCCACCAAAGCAAAAATCTTCCAGTCGCCAAAGTCTCCATACCTGCTGGCCGACCTCATGCGGACATGCACGAGTGGTGACGACATCATTCTTGACTTTTTCGCTGGTTCTGGAACCACGGCTCATGCCGTGTGCATGCTGAATGCTGACGAGAATACCAATCGACGATTCATACTTGCCCAATTGCCCGAACCGTGCGATCCGCAATCCGTCGCTGGCAAGGCCGGTCATGCAACCATCGCTGACATAGCGAAGGGCCGAGTGCGCCGCTTGATCGCTGCCATGACCGATACCAAAGCAGGCCAGTTGGCTTTTGACGGTAGCGTGGGAAAAGTTCCGGGCTTCCGCGTCTACAGGCTCGCCGAATCGAACTTCACGGAATGGGATGCACGCATCCTGCACGACGCCGACGTGCTGGAGAAACAGCTTGAGCTTCACGTCGAGCACATCCGCAACGGCCGGTCCCCAGACGACATCCTGTACGAACTCTTGCTCAAAAGCGGCTTCCCGCTGACGACGCCGGTTGAGAAGAAGACGCTCGCCGGCAAGAGCGTCCACTCCGTCGCCGGCGGCGCGCTCGTGATTTGCCTGGAGCAGGCCCTCACGCTCGAACTGATCCGCGCAATCGCCGACGCCAAGCCCGAGCGCGTCGTCTGCCTGGATGCGAGCTTCGCCGCCAACGACCAGTTGAAGGCCAACGCCGTCCAGACGTTCAAGACCAAGGGCGTCACCAGCTTCAAGACGGTGTAGGAGGGGCGCGTTGATAATGGCACGAGAGCAACCCAAATTCGACCTTCCAGGCCGCGTGGATGCATATCTTGCGACTCTGAATAGGCTGTACGAGCGCGCCAATGAGCCGCTATTGCGCGAGATCGTCGTAAACGGTGTCCTCTCCATTCATGAGGGCTGGGACTATGACAACTGGGATGGCGGCACGTACGGCCATGCCGTCACTCTTGCCGTTCCCGAGGACATTTTCCTGCGCCTCATCGATACGAAAGACGAGGCTCAGTCGCGGATCGCGTCAGACCTGAACAAGCTCGACAACACCCGGAATGAGCATGTGAGCCAGGTGTTCATCGAGATGAGCACCGCTGAGCAGGATCGATGGCGGGAGGAGTCGGGGGTCTATCGGCCGCCGATGGCTTCACACTCTGTGCCAGCAGACGCGCTCAAGCGCATTTGGGGGCCGTATCACGTGCGCGTATTTCTGAGCCACAAGGCGACCGTCAAGGTTGAGACCTCTCAATTGAAGCAATCACTTGCCCAATGCGGGATCGGCGCCTTCGTAGCGCATGAGGACATCGAGCCGACTCAGGAATGGCAAAAAGAGATTGAGCGAGCGCTATTCAGCATGGATGCCCTCGTAGCCCTGTTGTCCGCCGATTTCCACGACAGCAACTGGACCGATCAGGAGGTGGGAGTCGCAATCGGCCGCGGCGTTCCCCTCATCGCCGTAAGACTTGGCTTGGACCCGTACGGACTCATGGGAAAGGGACAAGGACTTGGCGGCTGTTCCTGGAAGGAGACCGACGCGATTGCGCTGAAGGTGTTCGATTTGCTCGGCAAGCGACTCTCGGACCAATCGCGTTTGTTCGAGTGCGCCATTGCTGCCTATTCTCAATCGCGTAGTTGGGCAGAATCGGCATGGAGTATCAAGCACCTGCTGGCAACGTTTCACGATCTTTCCGCAAGTCAGGTTGATCGGCTGCTCGCCGCATATCGCGCGAATCCCCAGAACAAATACTCGTTCGATGGAATGGACTTGCTACGTCCGCTCCTGAAGCAATGGACTGGGAAAAATTGGATCGTAAGCGAAAACGAGCTGGTATTGCCGCAGCCAACCGAGACGGAGGTTCCATTCTGATGCCCAGCCACGAGAACTACTGCAAATGAAACTGCAATTCGACGCCAACCAGCCCTTTCAACGTGACGCGATTGCCGCGTTGACCGAAGTGTTCGACGGCCAGCCTCAGGGCGCGCCGGAATACGCGGTCATCAATATGGGAGATTGGGGCGCGGCCGGCGACCTGCTTGCCGGCCAGGAGCGGACCGAGCTTGGCGTCGGCAACCAGATGCTGCTGTCGGCCGACAAACTGCTTGCCAATGTCCGCGCCATCCAGGCGAAGAACGACATCGAGACTGCCGACCCAGCCGCGGCGTTGGAGGCGTGGGAATTGTTTGACGGACCGGCAAACGCTGCCCGGACCTGCCCGCACTTCTCCGTCGAGATGGAAACCGGCACCGGCAAGACGTATGTCTATCTGCGCACGATCTTCGAGCTCTCCCGGAGATACGGCTTTCAGAAGTTCATCATCGTCGTGCCGAGCGTGGCCATCCGCGAGGGCGTGCTGAAGAACATCGAGATCACGGCCGAACACTTCCGGGCGATCTACAACAACATGCCGTTCGAGCATTTCGTCTACGACGCCAAGAAAGTCAATCGGTTGCGCCAATTCGCTATCAGCAACACGCTCCAAATCCTCGTCATCAACATCGACGCCTTCCGCAAGAACTTCACCGGCACCGAGGCCGAGCAGCGAAGCAACGTCATCTACAAGGAGAGCGACCGGCTCTCCGGCCGGCAGCCCATCGAGTTCGTTCAGGCAGCGAGGCCCATCGTCATCATCGACGAGCCGCAGAGCGTCGATTCGACGGAAAAGGCACAGGAAGCCATCCGAGCGCTGAATCCGCTTTGCACGCTCCGGTACTCGGCCACGCACCGCAATCCATATAACCTTGTATACAGGCTGGACCCGGTCCGGGCATTCGAGCTTCGGCTCGTCAAGCAGATCGTCGTAGGTAGCGCCGTCGCCGACGGCGGCGCCAACGATGCCTTCGTCCGCGTCGAGAAGATTGACTACAAGACCGGCATCAAAGCCAAGCTCCGTATCCACGTCCAGTCATCAGACGGCCCGAAGGAAAAATCCGTCACGGTGAAGAATGGGGCCGACCTATACGCCGTCTCCGAGGAACGTGCCGCCTACCGCCAGGGATTCGAGATTGCCGAGATCAACGCCGAGCCGGACAACGAGTACATCCGTTTCACCAGCGGCCGCGTGATGAAGCTGGGGGAAGAATCCGGCGGGATGCGCGACGACGTGTGGCGGGCGCAGATCAAGCACACGGTCAAAAAGCACCTGGAGAAGGAGCTTCAACTTCGCGAGCGGGGCATCAAGGTGTTGAGTCTTTTTTTCATCGACCGCGTTGCCAACTACCGCGATTACAACGGCGGTGGGCAGCCCGTGAAGGGCAAATTCGCTGAGGCGTTTGAAGCAGCACTCGCCGAATTCGCCAAGGACGACCGCTACAAGGGTCTGCCGCTCTTCAAGCATCCCATCGAGAAACTCCACGACGGCTATTTCGCACAGGACAAGAAGGGCGTGCTCAAGGACACCCGCGGCGACACGCAGGCGGACGACGAGGTCTACAACTTGATTATGAAGGACAAAGAACGCCTGCTCGCCGAAGAAGAGGCACTGCGGTTCATTTTCAGCCACTCGGCGCTGCGCGAGGGCTGGGACAATCCGAACGTCTTTCAGATTTGCACGCTCAATGAAACCCGCTCGGCGCTCAAGAAGCGGCAGGAGATCGGCCGCGGGCTACGCCTGCCCGTTAACCAACACGGCCAACGGGTCTTCGACGATTCGATCAACAAGCTGTTCGTCATGGCCAACGAGAGTTACGAGGACTTCGCCAAGGCGCTTCAGATCGAGTACGAAGAGGATTGCGGCGTTACGTTCGGCAAGGTGCCGATTACGGCCATCGCTCGCCTAACGAAGGTCATTGACGGCGAGGAAAACCCGATTGGCCGCGAGGCGGCCGACGCCATCAAGACGGCGCTTGTCGGCCAGAAGATGATCGACGCCGAAGGGCGCTTGCAGCCGGCGTTCGACCCCAAGCGGCCGGACTTCAAGATCGAGCTGCCCGCGCCGCATCGTGAGCTTGTCCCGGCCGTGGTGGACTTGCTCGCGAGCTACCAGATTGAGCGGCACATCCGCCAGGAGAAGCAGGAAGGCGCCAACCGGCTCCGCAAGGAAGTCGCACTCAGCCCGGAATTCAAGGCGTTGTGGGATCGAATTAAGCCCAAGACGATGTACCGTGTCGAGTTTAGGACCGACGAGCTTGTCCAGGCGTGCGTCGCCGGCATCAAGAAGATGCCCAAGATCGAGGCGGCGCGGATTCGCGTGACTGCCGGCCAGGTCGGCGTCGTTCGCGGCGGCGTCACCGCCACCGCCATCAGCGCCGCCGAGGAGCAGGTCGCGTTCGGCAACCGCCCCGTGCCTGACGTGCTCGCCTACCTCCAGAACGAAACGGAACTAACGCGATCGACGCTTGTCCGGATTCTCAAGGAGTCCGGCCGGCTTGCTGAATTCTTTACAGACCCGCAGCGATTCATGGACGCCGTTGCCGCGATCATCAAGCACGAGCTTCACCGCCTGCTTGTGGACGGCATCAAGTACGAGAAGATCGGTGGGCAGGGGCCGGACGCCGAATGGGAAATGCTGCTGTTCAAGAACGAGGAGCTAATCAACTACCTCACCGCTCTCCAGGTGCAGCACTCGGTGTACGAGTACGTCGTCTATGACTCGGAAGTCGAACGCGAATTCGCCCGCAAGTTAGACCAACGCGAAGACATCAAGGTCTTCGTGAAGCTCCCCAACTGGTTCGAGATCGACACGCCCGTCGGCAAGTACAATCCCGATTGGGCCATCGTGAAACACGACGGCCAGGCGCTTTACCTAGTCCGCGAAACCAAGGGCACGAAGGACTTCCTGAAACTCCGCACCAGCGAGGCTGACAAGGTCCGCTGCGGGCAAAAGCACTTCGAGACGCTGGGTGTGCCGTTCAACGTCGTTGTATCGGCGGACGAGGTTTGACCACAAGATGCCCGCACACTTCCTCGACGAACTTGCAGTTGCGCCGACCGCCGCATTCAACGGAGCACTGCGCCAACTCGGCAGCGCTTTTGCGAATCGGGTCGGACCAATCGTTGAGTACGAGTTATTCCGCCGTCACAATCGCCCGGAACTCCCGACGCTAACCGAGCACTCCGATTCACTCATCGTCGGGCAAATCTCCAGGTTGCTGGACGGCCAAGCGCCTGACTCTCCCAACCTCAGTTTGCAGACAATCAACGCCGATGCAATCGCGATTCCGGCGTCGCTTGGAGCCGTCACGGCTTGGACCGCGTTTGTGAAGCGAGCCGAGGCAACGGCCCGCGCTGTCGGCTTCGCGGATTCAGTCGCCGCAGGACTTGCGGGCGCGATCCGAGAACTGGCCGACAACATCGTCCAGCACAGCGAGGCGCCGACCTCCGGCATCGCCGCCTTCGCTCGGACCGACGATCGCTTTGAGTACGTTGTCGCCGACTCTGGCATCGGGATGTTGGCGAGTCTCCGGCGTGCGGCGGAATTCCGATCTCTTCGTGACGACATGGAGGCGCTTCCGCTCGCCGTAACGCCCGGCGTTTCCCGACATGGCCGCGGCATCGGCTACGGGTATGGCTACCGCGCCGTGTTTCTGCCTCTCCGAGCCGCCCACGGCGCGGTTCGGCTCCGATCTGGCGAGGCTGTCCTTGAGATGGGCGGATTCGGCCCACGTCCAGATCAGGGCACCTGTTCTCAACGGCCCTACCACCAAGGGGTAGCGGTATCAGTCGAAATCTCCCCAACCGCCAGCGGAGGGGGTTGACACCCGGCTGCGGGGTGTTATAGTTCAGATGTTCATATGAACGTCTGTTCCACCATCCCGGTTGCCGAACTTGCCCGCTCGACCGACTTGGCCGGGGCAGCGGATGGTACGGTTTGGTTTCAAGCCGCCCGCCTGCGCCTCGACACGGCGGAACCCGGACTTCATGCCCTTGATTTCGCTTCGGTTCGATTGGCCACCGTGAGTTGGCTTCGTGAGGGGCCGCTCACCCTTCGGAAATACGCCGCAGCCATGCGGCCGGACATCCTCTTTATCGTCGCCAATCTATCCCCGTTGGTCTGCGAGGAACTCGAAGTCGCAATTGAGGCCACCGGCGCCATCATGATCCGGGCGGACCTCTCGTCCGATTTTCGAGTTCGTAACCCCGTCCTGATGGGCCGGCTCGATCCCGCGCTCAGCGAAACCCTGCGCGTTGTCGAAGGCCAGATCGAGTTTGATGCATCATTCGTTTCACGAGCGCTGCCCGGCGTCGGTCCTTCCGCCGCCAACAACCGGCTTGCCGCACTCGAAACAAAGGGAATCCTGAGATCAGAACGCCGCGGCCGCACTCGCGTTTACCGACCGCTGCTGGAGGACATTCGCTATGGGTACCGAGATGATCGCGAAGGCGACCGACAGCTTCGAGCGAAAGCAGCGGAGATGCCTGGACCTACTTGACGAGCCTACGCTCTTCACCGGCACGCCGCAGTTGTCCATCGCCGTTGTCGCCACGCCGGACAACGGCCACGCCTTCGCCGCCGGCGAAGACTGCCGCCTCACGCTCGACAGCGACTCACGCTTGCTTGTCGTGCAGGGCGTGTCTGTTGTCGGGCACGTGGAGAATCCGCCCTCTAGCGTCATCGACATGATGCGCGGACCGTGTCCGAGCGCCTTCGGCCAGGTGAACAAGCTGTTCACGCTCACGGGTAAGGCAGAAATCCAGTTGGAGTAGTCATGAATCAGCCGCAACAGACCACGCCTTTGACTGTGGGCGGGAAGCTGGCCGACCCGTCACTTTGGCATCAGCCTGGCCAGGAGGTCAAACTCGGCTGCACTAGGTGCCCCGAGTTGCCGCAATGCGGCGGATTGGCCATCGCGGCGCCGGCCTTCAACTGCATGGACCTGTGCTGCGATAATCCGAAGGCGTGCCGCCGATATGTCTGCCCGAAACAGCGGCGCTACAGCAAACTGGTCAACGAGGCTGGCGGGTTTGACCTTCGCCCCTACAAGGGCCGCGTCGCGCCAATGCTCACAATCCCTGACTACGTCCCTTGCGTTCTCGACATTGGCGATCTTGCTGGTCCATTGCCGCTCCCTGTCGTTGCCGTCTCTTTGTACGCACTCATCGACAGCAAGACTGGCCTTCCTCGCTATCACTCTCGCCAAGAGTTGCTCGCGCGGTTTAGGGTTGACCCAGAAGCACGCATCGTCATCACCGCAACCGGAAAGGACCGCGATGTCGAGCGGTTCTGGCATGTGTTTCGGGCGAAAAAGACAGCGGAGTCGCTCCGCCGGCTCCGCCCGGCCCTGATCGCGACCCCCAACTTCTCCATGCACGCGGATACGGTTCGGCATGACAACCTGGTGAGCATGTCGCGCATCGCCTCGTGCTTTGAGGAGTTCGCGGCCGCTGGGCTTCCCACGGCGGTGCATGTAAACGGACGAGCTCCGCATGATTTCCGTCGGTGGCTTGAGTACCTGAACGCCTCGCCGGCCATTTACTCGGTGTCCTACGAGATGGGCACGATGGGCAGATCGGCTCCGCGACGCGCGTGGCACGCCCAACAACTCGTGATGCTTGCACGCTCGGTTCAGCGTCCCCTCACCTTGCTGCTGCGCGGAGGGTTCCAGCATATTCCTGAGCTTTCCGGCGCATTCGCTCGGGTCATCGCTTTGGACACTTCTGCCAACATGAAAGCGAAGATGCGTCAGAGTGCGCGGCGTGTCTCAGGGCGGCTTTCCTGGACCCCGAATCCCACGCCGATAGGTCAACCGATCGACGAACTGTTGATCCACAACATCCGCGTGTGCGGCCGATCCGTGCGCCGGACTCTTCGTCTTCCACTGGCGGGCCAGGCCACCGGCCATTCGTCTGTTGGCGTCTCCGCTGCCTTTCTAAACTAACCGGGTTGATGGAGCGGGAGACGCGGCCCCTCTCCCGGTCCAAACCTCGCCCTCTACCCCCTTCCGACCAGATCTCTTTCAGGCAATGCAGATAGACGGCAACCGCCGTGACGCGGGTGAGCGGCCGTGACCTGTCGTCATTGCCTCCGCCTCTGAGCCGTAACGATATTGCCGTCTTCGTCAATCGTGATTCGCGGCGTCGAACGCAGCGGAATCGGTAGGTGATATCGCGTGTGTTTTCTCTCGCCGGTACGGGTGAGGGCGCCGCGCTCCACCAGGTCGGCGAGGTCGCGCGTGGCCGTTGCCGCCGACGCCTTTGATATCTTCGTGTAGTTGCCGGCGCTCAGGCCGCCCTTGAATCCTTCGGGTCCCTCCCGCAGCATCCGCAGCAGCACGGCCAGTTGGCGTGCATTCAGCTCGTTGCGGAAGCGATCAAGCAGCTTTGCCTTGTCCAGAACGAATTCGACGTTGGCCAACGTGCGCTGCTGCGCTTCCAGCGCAATACCGGCAAACCACGCTAACCAGCGTGTGATTTCGTTGCACTTGTTCGCCGCCTCCAGGGTGTCGTAGTACTCCTTGCGATGTGCAAGTATCGTCGCGGCGAGGGCGGTCAGCGACGGCTGGCCCAAGCCTTGGGCGAGCACCTTTTCCGCAATCGACCGGCCAATACGCCCGTTTCCATCCTCGAACGGATGGACGCTCTCGAAATAGAGATGGGCGATACCGGCCCGCGTGAGGACGGGCAGTGGCGTCTTGCCTTTGGCAGCCGCTTCGTTGAACCACGTCAGGAATCGGCGCATTTCCTTCGAGACGCGGCCGGACGGCGGCGCCTCGAAATGGATCGTCGGTTCGTACACCGCGCCGGACACGACCTGCATCGGCTCGGCGTGCGTTCGATAACGACCGATGTCGTGAAGGTCGGTCCGCCCCTTCGCGACCATCTTGTGCCAGGCAAACAGCGTCCGCTCGTCCAGCGGCTTGGCATGATGCCGGAACAGGTCCACCATCATTTCGCTGATGCCCTGTTCGGCGGGCTGTACGCGGCGGTGGTCCGCCGCAAGCCCCAACTGGCGGCGAATCGACGATTGAACACTGTCACGGTTGAGGAGTTCGCCTTCGATTTCCGAGGTCGTCAACGCCTCGTTGCTCATCGCCTCGACGACAATCTGGTCGCGGTCCTCCGCGGCCAGGTGCTTGACCGTGCCGAGAAACTGCCCGCCACCCAGGAGGAACCGTTCCTCCGCTTTGGCCAGGCGGGATTCATCCCAGGTGAACTTGGGCCAATCAGTCTGTTGCCAGTTCCAACGCATGAGCGATAGGTGTCCTTTCTATCGCTCACAGTATCGTCATTATTGATTGATAGCAACAGCTTTCTATCGCTCACGATTGAGCAGTTTCTGAGGGCGATGCGAGATTGCCAGTTCGGCGAGCTGGACATCGTGAGTTCGCCAAAATCCTCTACCGTATTACTACCGTTTTTAGCTTTCGATACCGCGTTTTCTCGCGAAAAAACGCGATGCCGTGCGAAGGATTGCGAAACGCG contains:
- a CDS encoding Type III restriction enzyme, res subunit, yielding MKLQFDANQPFQRDAIAALTEVFDGQPQGAPEYAVINMGDWGAAGDLLAGQERTELGVGNQMLLSADKLLANVRAIQAKNDIETADPAAALEAWELFDGPANAARTCPHFSVEMETGTGKTYVYLRTIFELSRRYGFQKFIIVVPSVAIREGVLKNIEITAEHFRAIYNNMPFEHFVYDAKKVNRLRQFAISNTLQILVINIDAFRKNFTGTEAEQRSNVIYKESDRLSGRQPIEFVQAARPIVIIDEPQSVDSTEKAQEAIRALNPLCTLRYSATHRNPYNLVYRLDPVRAFELRLVKQIVVGSAVADGGANDAFVRVEKIDYKTGIKAKLRIHVQSSDGPKEKSVTVKNGADLYAVSEERAAYRQGFEIAEINAEPDNEYIRFTSGRVMKLGEESGGMRDDVWRAQIKHTVKKHLEKELQLRERGIKVLSLFFIDRVANYRDYNGGGQPVKGKFAEAFEAALAEFAKDDRYKGLPLFKHPIEKLHDGYFAQDKKGVLKDTRGDTQADDEVYNLIMKDKERLLAEEEALRFIFSHSALREGWDNPNVFQICTLNETRSALKKRQEIGRGLRLPVNQHGQRVFDDSINKLFVMANESYEDFAKALQIEYEEDCGVTFGKVPITAIARLTKVIDGEENPIGREAADAIKTALVGQKMIDAEGRLQPAFDPKRPDFKIELPAPHRELVPAVVDLLASYQIERHIRQEKQEGANRLRKEVALSPEFKALWDRIKPKTMYRVEFRTDELVQACVAGIKKMPKIEAARIRVTAGQVGVVRGGVTATAISAAEEQVAFGNRPVPDVLAYLQNETELTRSTLVRILKESGRLAEFFTDPQRFMDAVAAIIKHELHRLLVDGIKYEKIGGQGPDAEWEMLLFKNEELINYLTALQVQHSVYEYVVYDSEVEREFARKLDQREDIKVFVKLPNWFEIDTPVGKYNPDWAIVKHDGQALYLVRETKGTKDFLKLRTSEADKVRCGQKHFETLGVPFNVVVSADEV
- a CDS encoding Adenosine monophosphate-protein transferase SoFic yields the protein MRWNWQQTDWPKFTWDESRLAKAEERFLLGGGQFLGTVKHLAAEDRDQIVVEAMSNEALTTSEIEGELLNRDSVQSSIRRQLGLAADHRRVQPAEQGISEMMVDLFRHHAKPLDERTLFAWHKMVAKGRTDLHDIGRYRTHAEPMQVVSGAVYEPTIHFEAPPSGRVSKEMRRFLTWFNEAAAKGKTPLPVLTRAGIAHLYFESVHPFEDGNGRIGRSIAEKVLAQGLGQPSLTALAATILAHRKEYYDTLEAANKCNEITRWLAWFAGIALEAQQRTLANVEFVLDKAKLLDRFRNELNARQLAVLLRMLREGPEGFKGGLSAGNYTKISKASAATATRDLADLVERGALTRTGERKHTRYHLPIPLRSTPRITIDEDGNIVTAQRRRQ
- a CDS encoding putative methyltransferase yields the protein MTEPEKLDLRSHDIAGEKIAELLRLFPEIRTEGGKLDFDRLKLALGETVDVGKERYGMNWPGKADCFKTIQTPSVATLRPCPEESVNFETSENLIIEGDNLEVLKLLQKSYLGKVKMIYIDPPYNTGNDFIYPDDYAESLRTYLEYTGQVDAEGKKVGTNTDTDGRFHSKWLTMLYPRLYLARNLLHNDGAIFVSIDEREFCGLRLLMNEVFGEECFVAAITVLCNPKGRSQDKYFATNHEYVVVYSKQPLPKGAFAIEKDEDQVAQEYTEEDDGGRYRLLELRNTHREFGKHNRRNLYYPFYVDPEGTVSLTPDEGMTKVLPDWDDGFEGCWTWDRDKAAKDIEFLVGQEVKGRWKIYRKSYASGAERMLKTVFLDKKYYTERGQKAFNQLFATKAKIFQSPKSPYLLADLMRTCTSGDDIILDFFAGSGTTAHAVCMLNADENTNRRFILAQLPEPCDPQSVAGKAGHATIADIAKGRVRRLIAAMTDTKAGQLAFDGSVGKVPGFRVYRLAESNFTEWDARILHDADVLEKQLELHVEHIRNGRSPDDILYELLLKSGFPLTTPVEKKTLAGKSVHSVAGGALVICLEQALTLELIRAIADAKPERVVCLDASFAANDQLKANAVQTFKTKGVTSFKTV